CTTCGCCTCCAGGCAGTAGACTTCGGCGCACAGGTCATCAAATTTACGCAGGAAGTCCAAACCGCACTCGCTGATCTCCGACTACTCCTGGCCTTCCCTCCCACCACGGACCTGGTGTTAACCTCCGACCTGATTTATAAACGGGTGACACCCGATATGGAAAGACTCCGGACGGAGGCCTTGAACAAACGTCCGGATCTTCAAGCCAGACGGTTCGTCCTTTCCCAGCAACAAGCCAATTTAAAATTAGCTAAATCCCTCAGGATTCCCGATCCCATTGTCGGAGGCGCATTCACCATGCAGGGCCCGCAAGGTGGGAGCAACCAACAATTATATAGCCTCAACCTGGAAGTGCCGCTCCCGGTCTTTGACCGAAATCAGGGAGGCATTGCTCAGGCGGAAATCGCCATTCAAGTCGCGCAAGTCGATCTCCACAAGACGACGCTGGAAGTCCAAAATGAGATTGAAGTGAATTACCGGAATTTAACCCAATCCCAACGCCTGGTTGAGGCCTATCAGGCAGGAGTGCTGGACGATGCCAAAACCACATTCTCCATTCTCGAAAAAGCCTATCAAAAAGGTGGCGTCACGCTCATAGATTTGCTCGATGCCGCCCGCACCTCACAGACCATCCTGCAAAACTATTTGGAAGCCCTCTTTGACTACCAACGAAATCTATTCCTTTTAGAACGAGCCGCCGGCCAGGATATTTTATGACATCCGGACCTCGTGTATACCCATGCCTACTTTTCATGATGATATTGATCGGGATCGCCTGCAGCCAGGAAAGCCCCTCAGAAACCTCCGCAACAACGGAACTGGCCCCTGCGACACCCGACACGACACACCACTCTCTCTCAACACCGGAAACACAAATCGTCACAGCCCTAGTGACCGTTGGACCCTCCCACCCCGTCTTGTCCTTAGCAGGAAAAGTGTCCTATGGGGAGGATCGATATTCAAAAGTCTCTTCAGCCCTGGTCGGTCGGGTACAAAAAATACATGGACAATTGGGAGATTTCGTGAAAGCGGGAGATCTCCTGGTCACCATTGAAAGTCCCGAGATTGCTTCGGCGTATTCGGAATTCATCAAAGAACATTCTGACTTATCCTACGCCCAACGGTCATACGGTCTGGCCAAAGACCTGTATGAGATCAAAGCGCTCCCTCAAAAAGATTTGAAGCAGGCTGAAAACGATTACGTGAAAGCCAAGGCGGAATTCCGGAGAGCCCGGGAAAAGCTCCTGGCCCTTCAAGTTTCCAAGGAGGAACTCGATAAACCCATAGCCGAACAAACGATT
The Nitrospiraceae bacterium DNA segment above includes these coding regions:
- a CDS encoding TolC family protein, giving the protein MPATKMTLLIRFTHALVFTAVMVGIQFETTWAQPDSIKASKQASAATPTTVTLSLDDSLSLFLEKNLDLLMTKYGIDNAKGIAITAKLFPNPTFLLYGGAAFTGKQTFAGTRYITPQLEQMFLLAGKRGYRMESAGYGIQASEATFTDAIRQLTLTLKDTYYQVQLASRRLNLAKDNQERFHRILTIGELRFKKGFIAEVDLIRLRLQAVDFGAQVIKFTQEVQTALADLRLLLAFPPTTDLVLTSDLIYKRVTPDMERLRTEALNKRPDLQARRFVLSQQQANLKLAKSLRIPDPIVGGAFTMQGPQGGSNQQLYSLNLEVPLPVFDRNQGGIAQAEIAIQVAQVDLHKTTLEVQNEIEVNYRNLTQSQRLVEAYQAGVLDDAKTTFSILEKAYQKGGVTLIDLLDAARTSQTILQNYLEALFDYQRNLFLLERAAGQDIL